The window TTCTTCGATCAGATGCTTTTCAATATTCATATGAATATCTTCATCAGACACGGAAAATTGTACGTTTCCGGCACGGATATTGTCCAGTACCTTATTCAGACCAGCTTTGATGGTTTCTACATCTTCTGCGGGTACAATACCACATTTGCCCAGCATCGTGACATGTGCCAGACTGCCTTGGATATCCTCCTCAGCTAATGCTTTATCGAAATGGATGGAGGCTGTATATTCCTCCACCAGATGATTCGTTTGCTTGGTAAAACGTCCGCCCCATAGTTTGCTCATGCTGCCGGTCACACTCCCTGCTTCACTTGACTTGCTGCTTGCTGCTGTACACCAGCGCCCACTTTTAGACGCAGTGCATTCAGCTGGATAAAGCCAGCCGCATCGCCTTGATCATACGCATTGGTTGGATCAGCTTCCATGGTCGCGATGTCTGGGTTGTACAGACTGTATGGGCTGCTCAGACCAGCAGCGATAATGTTGCCTTTGTACAGCTTCACTCGTACTGTACCAGTCACATTTTTCTGACTTTCGGTTACGAGTGCTTGCAGTGCCAGACGCTCTGGTGCGAACCAGAAGCCATTGTACACGAGGTTCGCATAACGGGTAATGAGCGAATCGCGCAGGCTCATTACTTCGCGGTCCATCGTCAGTGACTCCATTTTACGGTGAGCGGTGAACAGGATTGTACCACCTGGTGTCTCATACACGCCACGGCTCTTCATGCCGACAAAACGGTTTTCCACCATATCGACGCGACCGATTCCATGCTTGCCACCCAGCTCGTTCAGCTTCTCCATCACTTCTAGCGGAGTCAGCGATTGACCGTTGAGGGCAATACAGTTACCTTGTGCAAATTCCAGCTCCAGCATTTCCGGCTGATCCGGTGCATCCTCTGGAGATACGCTCAGCACGAACATGTCTTTGTTGCTCTCTGCACTTGCATCAAAGTTTGGATCTTCCAGCACGCCGCTCTCATAGCTGATATGCAGCAGGTTGCGGTCTGTGGAATACGGCTTCGCTGCCGATGCCGTAACCGGAATGCCGTGGGATTCCGCGTAAGAGATCATTTCCGCACGTCCTGGGAAGTCCTCGCGGAATTTTTCCAGACGCCAAGGGGCGATCACTTTGATCTCCGGTGCCAGTGCAGCTGCATTCAATTCAAAACGTACTTGGTCATTCCCTTTACCCGTTGCGCCGTGAGCGATCGCAATGGCGCCTTCCGCACGAGCGATTTCCACCATGCGCTTTGCAATCAATGGACGCGCAATACTTGTACCGAGCAGGTATTGTCCTTCATACAGTGCGCCCGCTTGGAACATCGGATAAATGAAATCCTCCGCAAATTCTGCACGCAGATCGTCGATGTACACTTTGGATGCACCAGTTGCCAGTGCTTTTTCTTCCAGACCGTCCAACTCATCCGCCTGTCCAATATCCGCTGTAAACGTAATGATCTCTGCGTCATATGTTTCTTTCAGCCATTTCAGAATGATGGACGTATCCAGTCCACCGGAGTATGCCAGTACAATTTTGTCTTTTGCCATGTTCAAATGCCCCCCAATGTAAAACCTTTTGAAGCGGGCAGGTGGACAGCAGATACAAGCGAGATGTACCTGCTCTGCTCCTGTCCGTCAAAAGGTCGTTTATTCTTCATTATTGTTATTGTAAAGGTTCCTGCTGCGCCCAACAACCGGGTTGTACGCTTTGTTACTAATCGTAAAAAGATTATCCGATCAGCGCCGCCATAATCGCTTTTTGCGCATGCAGGCGATTTTCCGCTTCATCAAAAATCACGCTGTTACCACCGTCGATCACGCCTGCGCTAACTTCCTCACCGCGGTGAGCAGGCAGACAGTGCAGGAAGATATAATCTGGCTTCGCATGACTCACTAGCTCCTCATTCACCTGATAATCAGCAAATGCCTGCTCGCGTATCTTCTGCTCTTCCTCAAAGCCCATGCTCGCCCACACATCAGTGTAAATGGCATCCGCATTCGCTACCGCTTCCTTCGGATCACGTACGACTTTGATGGTCGCGCCGCTCTCTGCTGCCAATGCTTCACATTGCTTCAGCACCTCTGCGTCCGGCTCATATCCTTCTGGGCTGGCAACGTATACGTCCAGACCGACACGTGCGCCGCCGATCATCAGCGAGTGCGCCATATTGTTGCCGTCGCCGATGTATGCCAGTTTCAGACCTTTTAGCTTGCCTTTGTGCTCCACAATCGTTTGGAAATCCGCCAGCACCTGACACGGATGCCCCAGATCGCTCAGTCCGTTGATCACCGGAATGTCGGCATATTTTGCCAGCTCGGTTACATTCTCATGACCGAACGTACGGATCATAATACCGTCCAGATAGCGGGACATCACTTGCGCCGTATCGGCAATGGTCTCGCCGCGTCCCATTTGAATATCATTTTTGCTCAGGAACAATGCGTGTCCGCCCAGCTGATACGTACCAACCTCAAACGATACACGGGTACGCGTAGACGACTTTTCAAAAATCAGTCCAACCGTTTTGCCTTCCAGCGGGCGATACACTTCACCGGCTTTTTGCTTGCGCTTTAGTTCAATCGCCAGCTCGATCAGAAAATGAATCTCCTCAGCGGTATAGTCGCTCAATTCAATAAAATCTTTACCTTTAAAATGGCTCAGTTCCAGCTTGCCTGTTTGTGTTGCGTCGGACAATGTTCCAGCCTCCTCACAGATAGATGCAAGTGCTACTGCATTACCAATCACATTCGTCGGCAGCAGACGCATCTATCTGTTGTATTGTATGCACGCGATCAACGGTGCGAATCGTTTATAATGGTCGCTCTCAGGTTGAACCGAAGCAGCGAATGTATAGTTCTTCTACTTGTTAGAGCCAATCAGTGAAAACCAATCTATGTTGCGCTTACTTACCGCTTGGACTTGCCGCCGTTACAACCGGCGCATACTCCTGAATAATTTCGCTCAGCAGGCTGATCGCCTGATCGATTTCTTCCTTCGTAATCAGCAAATTCGGCAGCAGACGGATTACGTTTGGACCAGCATTAACGAATAGCAGCCCTTTTTCCTGTCCAACCAGAATCAACTCATTAATTGGACCTGCGCACTCAATTCCGATCATCAAGCCTTTGCCACGAATCTCCAGTACAAATGGATGATCTGCCAGCTTGTCATGCAGCTGCTGGTTCAGATAGTCGCCCATCTGTGCGGCATGCTCGACGACATTCTGCTCCTGCATCGTTTCTAATGTAGCGATCACTGCTGCGGTTGCGAGCGGTGTACCGCCGAAGGTAGAACCGTGGCTACCTGCGCTAAATGCTTCTTTCAGATGCGCTTTGCCGACCATCGCGCCCACTGGGAAGCCGCTTGCCAGACCTTTAGCAAGAGTGAAGATATCCGGCTCGATACCATAATGCTCAAATGCTAGCAGTTTGCCGGTACGTCCCATACCCGTTTGGATCTCATCAATAATGAGCAGCAGACCGTTCTGCTTGCACAGCTCTGCCACGGCTTGTACATACTCCACACCTGCTGGATGCACGCCGCCTTCTGCCTGAATCATTTCCAGCATAACCGCTGCGGTGTGTGGACCGATTGCGCTTTGCAGAGCGTCCAGATCGTTCAATGGTACTGTGATAAAGCCCGCGGGCAGTGGATGGAAGCCTTCTTTTACTTTATCCTGTCCGGTTGCCGTCAAGGTTGCCAGTGTCCGACCGTGGAAGGACTGGGTAAAGGTAATGATCTCATAACGTTCTTCGCCTTTGATCTTTTGCTGATACTTCCGCGCTAGCTTGATCGCTGCTTCGTTCGCTTCCGCGCCGCTATTACAGAAGAATACAGCATCGCCAGATGTCATCGACGTTAGCAGCTGTGCTGCTTGTTCCTGATTCGGAATCTGGAACAGATTGGACGTATGCCATAGTTGATCCAGCTGATCCTTGAGCTTCGCTGTTACACTTTCGGGAGCATGTCCCAGATTGGTTACTGCCAGTCCGCACATAAAGTCCAGATATTTCTTACCATTTACATCCCACAGATAACTTCCTTTTCCTTTGGCAAAAGCAAGCGGGTATCGCGCATACGAAGGGAATAACGCACTTTCAGTATTTGCTGGTGATTGCTGGTTGTTCATCGGATTAGCCATGCTGGTCACGCTCCTTAATCGTTGGTTGAAATAGGGAAACGATACATTTACAGTACCGTATTGCGTACAATTCGTGTACCGACAGCATCGCCGTTGAGTACTCGGCTTAGAATGCCCGGCTCACTGCCGTCGACAATAATAACTTCTTGCACATCGCCTTGGATACAGGCAATCGCTGCTTTCACTTTCGGGATCATGCCACCGTAAATTTCGTCTGTTTCGATCAGTTGCTCAATCTCAGTGATAGTTACTTGCGGTAGTACTTTCTTTTCGCCGTCCACTTGCTTCATAATGCCCGGTACATCGGTAACCACGATCATGCGTGGCACGCCAAGGTGCGAGGCAACCGCTCCCGCCGCCGTATCGGCATTAATGTTATAATGCTGTCCCGTCGCATCGACACCTACCGGAGCGATGACGGGCATATAGCCCAGATCGGTAATGGAGCGGATAATGGATGCCTCAACATACGTGACATCACCCACCAATCCGACTTCCGCGGAATTGGCAACCGGTTTGGCCTGAATCAGACCACCATCGACACCAGAGATGCCGATTGCTTTTGCCCGGCTGCCCTGAATTCGTCGGACGATCTGCTTGTTGATGCTGCCCGAAAGCACCATCTCCACCACATCCAGTACCTGCTCGGTCGTTTTACGCAATCCGCCAACAAACTCGGTTTCGATCCCTAATTTGCCCAGATTATCCGAAATCGCCGGACCACCGCCATGAACAATTACCGGCTGAATACCCGACTGTTGAATCTGCTGCAAATCTGCAAAAAACGAATCCGGCAGCGCTGCTAGCGTACTACCACCGCATTTCATCACAAAGGTACGAGCTGTCTGTCCTGTCATATCCATATCCTCCATTCTCCGATTGTCTGTTTGGTATGCCTGTTCTGCTTGCTGTTCTTATTGCATTTGCTCTCTTCGAATCAGGTCTATTACCGATAGAGCTTGGTTCCGTAACCTATCGTTGGGTCTTGCTTCGCTTATACTTCATTCGTTACTTATATTTAAACGTCATAGTCGATATGTACACTGGCAACAACCACCGCGACTTGCTCGGTCGTTATTGCCATTATCACGCTGAATCATGAATAGATTTACGTGCGATATGCCGCGTTGATACGCACATAATCATATGTTAGATCGCAGCCCCATGCGAGCGCACTGCCTTCGCCATAATGCAGATCCACGACGATTTGTACCGTATCACCTTTCAAATATTCCAGCGCTGCCTCTTCATCAAATGGCACTGGACGTGATCCAGTCAGCACCACAATGTCGCCAAGGCGAATATCCACTGTGTTCACATCCACTGGCTCACCTGCACGCCCAACCGCAGCAATCACGCGTCCCCAGTTGGCATCCGCACCGAACATGGCAGACTTCACAAGACTAGAACCGATGACCGTCTTGGCAATCGCTCTAGCGGACAAGTCGCTCAGCGCGCCGTTGACCACCACTTCTACCAGCTTGGTCGCTCCTTCGCCATCACGGGCAATCGCCTGTGCCAGATGTTCGCATACATGACGGAATCCAGCAGCATAAGCTTCCCAATCGGCATGCTCTGGCGTCAATGCTTCGTGATCCGCCAGCCCGCTTGCCATCGACACCAGCATATCATTGGTGCTCGTATCGCCATCCACCGTAATCATGTTAAAGGTACGATCCGTCGTATCGCGCAACAGCTGATGCAGATGGGCGGATGAAATCTTCGCATCCGTCGTCATAAAAGCAAGCATTGTCGCCATATTCGGATGAATCATCCCTGAGCCTTTGGCTGCTCCAGCGATATGTACAGTTGTGCCATTCACCTGTACCGCTACACAGATTTCCTTTTTCACCAGATCGGTCGTCAGAATCGATTGGCAAAATGCTTCGGCATGCTCTGGCGCATTGCCTGTTACAGCAGCTAGCTTGTCGATACCGGAAGTGAGACGATCCATTTTCAACAGTTCACCGATAACACCAGTCGATGCGACCGCCACATCCTCTTCATGCAAACCAAATTGCTGCGCTGTGCGCGCACGCATCGTATACGCATCCTGCTCGCCCTGCTGACCGGTACAAGCATTGGCGTTCCCGCTATTCACGACTACTGCGCGCAATGTACCGTTATGCAGACTTTCGCGGGTCACTTGCAGTGGGGCCGCTTGAAACAGATTCGTCGTATACACTGCTGCCGCCGCTGCTGGCACATCACACACGATCACGCCCAGATCGTTACGCTCTGTTTTTTTCAATCCGCAATGCAATCCTGCTGCCTGAAATCCTACTGGTGTAACGATCGAACCGTCCTGAATCTGTTGAAATCCTTGATCTGACATGATATCTCCACTCACTTCCTGATCGACGATGTAAATTTGAGAAGATGCAATTGTAGAAAACAAAGGATAGATGCTTCTATGCGCATGCTTGCGATAGAGGCGGCGTCATAGTGGGCCGTATATGTTAAGGATATACCGGAATCATATTCAGTCCGAGATTCTCGTCCCAGCCCATCATCAGATTCAGGTTTTGAATCGCCTGACCGGCAGCGCCTTTGACCAAATTATCAATAACCGACACAATCGTCATGCGACCGGTACGCTCATCCAGCGCAAAGCCGATATCGCAATAGTTGGAACCTGCCACTTCCTTCGTGGATGGCCATTGGCCTTTACCACGTACACGGACAAACGGACGATCTTTATAATATTCGCGATACAGATCAATCCAATCCTGTTCGGAATGATTGCCTGTCACCTTCATATACATGGTGCTCATAATACCGCGTGTCATCGGCACCAGATGTGTTGTAAATGTTACCGTCACCTGCTTGCCTGCCACTTCACCAAGCACCTGCTCGATTTCGGGAATATGCTGATGCTTGTTGATTTTATACACTTTGAAGTTTTCATTCATTTCCGCATAATGCGAATTCAGGCTAGTACCACGTCCCGCGCCCGATACGCCAGATTTGGCATCAATGATGATCGTATTCGTATCTACCCAGCCAGCATCTACGCCCGGCAATAGTCCGAGAAGCGTCGCCGTTGGATAACAACCGGGGTTGGAGATGAGTCGCTGACCTGCTACACTGCCGCCCTTTAACTCGCACAATCCATATACCGCTTCAGCCAGCACATCTGCCTGTGGCGCCTTGTGCTTGTACCAATGCTCGTATACGGCGGCATCCTTGAGCCGATAGTCGCCAGACAGATCGATGACTTTCAGACCTGCTTCCAGATACTGCGGTGCTAGTTCGCCGCTCACACCCGATGGTGTCGCCAGAAAGACCAGATCTGCCTTCTGTGCTGTTTCGGTAGGATTCACACCATCCAGCTCCATATCCAGCAATCCATTCAAATGTGGAAACTGATCCGACATTGGCTTACCGCTGCTAGAAGCCGAGATTACCGATGCAATCTCTACCTGCGGATGGTGCTGTAAAAAACGAATCAGTTCCACCCCGCCGTAGCCGGTGGAACCTACAATAGCGACTTTTAGTTGATCTGAACTCATCTTCCATTCCCCCTGTTCCTTGCTTCTACGCCACGCAATCAGCTACCTATATCCTTCATGCACTTATGCTGCTGCATGACATTCAGCATAGCTTTGATTGCTCAAATGGCGGTTACGTCTCCGATGAATAAGCTGTGTATTATTATACATCCCATGTAATATAAATACAACCTTGCGCGAAAACATTATTTCATCCGCACCGTTTATCATATCTTCGACATGGCGCGGGTTCATCCAAAGATAATGATAGAGCCGTGTCATGTTAAAATAAATAAAAGATCTCTGTATACCCATCATCACCCTTACATTCTACCGATATTTATACTGAGAACATGCAGTCATGACGTTCATCCTTTCTTACTTTGCTGCCGTATGCTGCCGAAGCAGAGCATCCTACTGTTCTGGCAAAGGAGACGCATTACGTATAATGCTTGACCCGCACGATCCAATACATATGATATGGAGTGATTCCGTCTATGCGTTCTACTTTTTCGTTTACAACTGATACTGCTGCTCTATCCATTTTCGACCTGCAAGCCATTCGCCACCGGATGGAGAATACGCCAGACTGGTGGACCATCGAAGAGGATGAACTGGAAGAAAGCAATTACGGTCGTATCCTATTTCTGCATTTTGAAAACGATGGCACATACGATGTGCAGATAATGACGCATATCCAACAGCCGCAATTGTCTGGCTTTCTTCATATGCCATCTGGTCAATTGTTCATAGACGCAGCCGAGGATACTACCGGGGGCGATCTAGAGCCAGACGATTCCGAAGCTGTGTCCGGCAACGTATGGAGCGTACGCCCCGGTGTATATGAAGTGCAAGCCACCCGACAACAGCAGTCGATCCAAATCGCTCTGCTGTGGCTGGCAGATACGCAATCTGCTTTGCCCAATCATCGTCTTACAGAAGCCAAAGAGACAACGACATCTACAAAGGATAACGTATCAATCACGTCCGACGATGTCGTGGAGCATATTATACTCAACAACTTTAACCAGAGCTTACGTCTTTAAAGACCATAGCCCACATCAAAAATTCCATTATATCCCATTAAAACTTTACTACAATCCCATTCAACATTCTACAAAAAAGGAGCATGACACTTCTTATTCAAAGTGTCATGCTCCTACCTGCCTTATCCCGGCAACTTAAATCCTTTTCCCAATACCTCATGCGCATTGCTAATAATGACAAACGCCTCTGGATCGACCGACCGCACAATCGTTTTCAGCCGACTGGCTTCATTTTGCCCGACAACGACCATGAAGACAGTACGCTCATCCCCCGTATAGCCGCCCTCTGCATTCAGCTTCGTCAGCCCACGATCCAGATCATTCAGAATCGCCCGCTGCATCTCTTCGACTTCCTCTGAGATAATATAGGCGACTTTCGAGTTGCTGAAGCCTAGCTCTACCGCATCAATCATTTTACTCGTTACAAACAACCCGATCAGCGCATACAATGCCTGCTCCGGCTTGAGAAAGATCGCTGCTAGCAAAATCACCGTGCCGTCCGTCATCACTACGCAAAACGACATGCTAAATCCGGTCAGCTTGTGAATCATCTGCGCCAGAATCGCCATCCCGCCCGTCGATCCACGTCCACGGAACACGATTCCCAATCCGATCCCTACACCAATCCCGCCATACAGCGCGCCCAGCAGCGGATTCGTCGTTGGCGCTGGGATATCCCGCGTGATATACACAAATAGTGGCAGCACAATCGTCCCTAGTAATGAACGAATACTAGAATGCCGCCCCAGCACAAAGTAGCCCGCTACAAACAATGGAATATTAAACACCCACTGCGTATACGCTGGCTCCACGCCTAGCACCTGTGCCGCAATAATTGAGATACCTGCTACGCCACCCGACGCAATATGATTGGGCAGCAAAAACAAATTAAACGCGAGCGACATCACCAAGGCGCCTACAATGATCAACGCCGCATCCCATACATTGCGCAGCGGTCCTGTCAAAGGAATCACCGGCGGCTTTCGCCTGCGTCCTGTTGTTGTTAAAGAAGTCATCATTTTCCCTACCACCCGTATCCACAAATTTACGAAGCCGATATTTGAACATGTCTGATCTGCGTTCCTACCAGACAATCTCGTTTCCAATCCGGTTCATATCTAAATCTATCGCGGCTTTTATTGTAGTAGAAAACCACATTTCTTGAAAGAACATGCGGCAAATGGGTGACACTTTAACCCGGGAGAGAACCAAAGCGGCACAACAGAGACGGACACTTGTAATAAAGCTTTATCTACTATTGCCTCATGTCACGATTCGAAAATAAAAGGGAATCTCTTACTTGGAGTATGTCTCCACATTTGCTGCTTATCCAAAATAATTATCAATATGACTAGAATCGTAATATCCATTTTTGAGTTTAAAAATAATTTGCTTTTCATTTAAAGATTTTAAAATGATTTCCTTCTCCAATTCTTCCAGCCATGCTATCTTTATTCTTTTTATAAAAATAGTAATCATGAACTGAATCAAAATCACAATAATCACTAGAGCAAAGCCATCAAAAATCTGTTTCCAAAGCAAGTTATTAAAATCTACAGTTTGCGCTATATCATATCCAAGATACAAATGAAGCATAATAGATAATCCTGTCCAAATGAGCATGATTGCAATTTTATAATTCTTTTTTGTATACGATATAGGTTCCTGGATCATCGTGTTTTTATACGCTCTCTTCTTAACTTGCATATATAATAAAAGAACAAAATCATACAAATATCGAAAACTGTATAGCATGAAGTACATCTCGAACACATAATACCCTTTCGCATGGCTTAATATAAATAAGTAAATATTAATCCATGCATATATAAGATTCATAGCAACATCAAAACATTGAAGAATAGTGACTCCTTTATGATCTATATTCTTTTTTTGACTGCTATAAAAATGATGAATTTTATCCGCTCTCACATATACGTTAAAAATATCAAAGGTTGAAATCAAAATATTTGAAAGAAAAGCATATCCCATTAGAACGACTAACCAATGTCTTTGAATATTAATAATATCAGGATATATCCAGTAGACTAATCCTAATAAGGCTACAGCTATAACCCAATTGCTTAATCCGCCAGATGTGATTTTTTGTCGTTCTCGTTCCTGTAATCGATTAATATAATCAAGCCACTCTTTTTGAGTACGCATATTCTCCACTATCAATTCCTCCTTAATGATTTATCATCGTATCACAAAAAGACTTCGTTTCGCAGTTCATCTTTTCGCCTGCAAAACGAAGCCCTTTTAATATTCCTCTCTATTCATCCAATCACTACAACACAGTCGTCGCCGAATCCTTGCGCACTAGAGACTCATAATACCGCCCCAATCGATGCAGCCCTTCCTCCAACAAATCCATACTTCCCGCAAAGCAAATCCGCACCCGATGCAGCCCCGCCGGACCAAAGCCTTCTCCCGGCGCTACGATCACCTTTTCCTCATGCAATAATCCAAAGGCAAACGGCTCAGATGTCATGCCTGTCGCCGAAATATCCGCCATAATATAAAAGGCACCCTGCGGACGCGAATGCGGAAGCCCATACTGCGCCAATAGCTCACACGCACGGTCGCGCTTTTCTTGGTATCGCAATCGCTCCTCCTCCACATGGCTCTGATCGCCATTTAGCGCCGCTTCGCCCGCCTTCTGTGTAAACTCCGCCGCACACGTCGTTGTCGGCTCTAGTAGCTTCCACACTAGCTCCGTCAGCTCCTCCGGCACAATCATATAACCAAGCCGCCATCCTGTCATTGCATATCCTTTGGAAAATCCATTCACGCTCACAATCCGATGCGCCAGATCCGGTCGTACCTCCAGCGGACAACACACCTCTCCATCGTAAACCAGCTCATCATAAATCTCATCCGAAATTACAAACAAATCATGCCGCTCCGCCAGCGCCAGCAGCTCCTGCCACACCTGACGCGGGTACACTGCTCCCGTCGGATTACAAGGCGAATTTACCACAATCGCTTTGGTCGCTGGTGTGATCTTAGACTCCATATCGTGCAAATCCGGCACATATCCATCCTCTGCAAGAGTTCCATAATAAACCGGCTCTGCATGTTGCATCAACAGCATCCCTTCGTAGTTCGGATACCCCGGATCAGGAATCAGCACCTCCTCACCCACATCAACCAATGCTAGCAAAATTGTATGCAATGCACTGACCGCCCCCGTCGTTACAACGACACGCCCCGGATCGATCTCAATACCATACTTGCGCTGCATCCGTTGGGCAATCGCTGTCCGTAGCGAAGGCAGCCCAGCATTAGAGGTATAATGCGTATAACCAGTATCCATCGCCAATTGTCCCGCTTCAACGATATGCGCCGCTGTATGACTC of the Paenibacillus sp. JQZ6Y-1 genome contains:
- a CDS encoding argininosuccinate synthase encodes the protein MAKDKIVLAYSGGLDTSIILKWLKETYDAEIITFTADIGQADELDGLEEKALATGASKVYIDDLRAEFAEDFIYPMFQAGALYEGQYLLGTSIARPLIAKRMVEIARAEGAIAIAHGATGKGNDQVRFELNAAALAPEIKVIAPWRLEKFREDFPGRAEMISYAESHGIPVTASAAKPYSTDRNLLHISYESGVLEDPNFDASAESNKDMFVLSVSPEDAPDQPEMLELEFAQGNCIALNGQSLTPLEVMEKLNELGGKHGIGRVDMVENRFVGMKSRGVYETPGGTILFTAHRKMESLTMDREVMSLRDSLITRYANLVYNGFWFAPERLALQALVTESQKNVTGTVRVKLYKGNIIAAGLSSPYSLYNPDIATMEADPTNAYDQGDAAGFIQLNALRLKVGAGVQQQAASQVKQGV
- the argF gene encoding ornithine carbamoyltransferase, whose product is MSDATQTGKLELSHFKGKDFIELSDYTAEEIHFLIELAIELKRKQKAGEVYRPLEGKTVGLIFEKSSTRTRVSFEVGTYQLGGHALFLSKNDIQMGRGETIADTAQVMSRYLDGIMIRTFGHENVTELAKYADIPVINGLSDLGHPCQVLADFQTIVEHKGKLKGLKLAYIGDGNNMAHSLMIGGARVGLDVYVASPEGYEPDAEVLKQCEALAAESGATIKVVRDPKEAVANADAIYTDVWASMGFEEEQKIREQAFADYQVNEELVSHAKPDYIFLHCLPAHRGEEVSAGVIDGGNSVIFDEAENRLHAQKAIMAALIG
- a CDS encoding acetylornithine transaminase codes for the protein MANPMNNQQSPANTESALFPSYARYPLAFAKGKGSYLWDVNGKKYLDFMCGLAVTNLGHAPESVTAKLKDQLDQLWHTSNLFQIPNQEQAAQLLTSMTSGDAVFFCNSGAEANEAAIKLARKYQQKIKGEERYEIITFTQSFHGRTLATLTATGQDKVKEGFHPLPAGFITVPLNDLDALQSAIGPHTAAVMLEMIQAEGGVHPAGVEYVQAVAELCKQNGLLLIIDEIQTGMGRTGKLLAFEHYGIEPDIFTLAKGLASGFPVGAMVGKAHLKEAFSAGSHGSTFGGTPLATAAVIATLETMQEQNVVEHAAQMGDYLNQQLHDKLADHPFVLEIRGKGLMIGIECAGPINELILVGQEKGLLFVNAGPNVIRLLPNLLITKEEIDQAISLLSEIIQEYAPVVTAASPSGK
- the argB gene encoding acetylglutamate kinase: MTGQTARTFVMKCGGSTLAALPDSFFADLQQIQQSGIQPVIVHGGGPAISDNLGKLGIETEFVGGLRKTTEQVLDVVEMVLSGSINKQIVRRIQGSRAKAIGISGVDGGLIQAKPVANSAEVGLVGDVTYVEASIIRSITDLGYMPVIAPVGVDATGQHYNINADTAAGAVASHLGVPRMIVVTDVPGIMKQVDGEKKVLPQVTITEIEQLIETDEIYGGMIPKVKAAIACIQGDVQEVIIVDGSEPGILSRVLNGDAVGTRIVRNTVL
- the argJ gene encoding bifunctional glutamate N-acetyltransferase/amino-acid acetyltransferase ArgJ translates to MSDQGFQQIQDGSIVTPVGFQAAGLHCGLKKTERNDLGVIVCDVPAAAAAVYTTNLFQAAPLQVTRESLHNGTLRAVVVNSGNANACTGQQGEQDAYTMRARTAQQFGLHEEDVAVASTGVIGELLKMDRLTSGIDKLAAVTGNAPEHAEAFCQSILTTDLVKKEICVAVQVNGTTVHIAGAAKGSGMIHPNMATMLAFMTTDAKISSAHLHQLLRDTTDRTFNMITVDGDTSTNDMLVSMASGLADHEALTPEHADWEAYAAGFRHVCEHLAQAIARDGEGATKLVEVVVNGALSDLSARAIAKTVIGSSLVKSAMFGADANWGRVIAAVGRAGEPVDVNTVDIRLGDIVVLTGSRPVPFDEEAALEYLKGDTVQIVVDLHYGEGSALAWGCDLTYDYVRINAAYRT
- the argC gene encoding N-acetyl-gamma-glutamyl-phosphate reductase, translating into MSSDQLKVAIVGSTGYGGVELIRFLQHHPQVEIASVISASSSGKPMSDQFPHLNGLLDMELDGVNPTETAQKADLVFLATPSGVSGELAPQYLEAGLKVIDLSGDYRLKDAAVYEHWYKHKAPQADVLAEAVYGLCELKGGSVAGQRLISNPGCYPTATLLGLLPGVDAGWVDTNTIIIDAKSGVSGAGRGTSLNSHYAEMNENFKVYKINKHQHIPEIEQVLGEVAGKQVTVTFTTHLVPMTRGIMSTMYMKVTGNHSEQDWIDLYREYYKDRPFVRVRGKGQWPSTKEVAGSNYCDIGFALDERTGRMTIVSVIDNLVKGAAGQAIQNLNLMMGWDENLGLNMIPVYP
- a CDS encoding DUF6386 family protein, producing MRSTFSFTTDTAALSIFDLQAIRHRMENTPDWWTIEEDELEESNYGRILFLHFENDGTYDVQIMTHIQQPQLSGFLHMPSGQLFIDAAEDTTGGDLEPDDSEAVSGNVWSVRPGVYEVQATRQQQSIQIALLWLADTQSALPNHRLTEAKETTTSTKDNVSITSDDVVEHIILNNFNQSLRL
- a CDS encoding YitT family protein encodes the protein MMTSLTTTGRRRKPPVIPLTGPLRNVWDAALIIVGALVMSLAFNLFLLPNHIASGGVAGISIIAAQVLGVEPAYTQWVFNIPLFVAGYFVLGRHSSIRSLLGTIVLPLFVYITRDIPAPTTNPLLGALYGGIGVGIGLGIVFRGRGSTGGMAILAQMIHKLTGFSMSFCVVMTDGTVILLAAIFLKPEQALYALIGLFVTSKMIDAVELGFSNSKVAYIISEEVEEMQRAILNDLDRGLTKLNAEGGYTGDERTVFMVVVGQNEASRLKTIVRSVDPEAFVIISNAHEVLGKGFKLPG
- a CDS encoding pyridoxal phosphate-dependent aminotransferase, whose product is MRGKPSVHRQKIRPNSIRKIMVAATQYDDVIPLQIGEPESHTAAHIVEAGQLAMDTGYTHYTSNAGLPSLRTAIAQRMQRKYGIEIDPGRVVVTTGAVSALHTILLALVDVGEEVLIPDPGYPNYEGMLLMQHAEPVYYGTLAEDGYVPDLHDMESKITPATKAIVVNSPCNPTGAVYPRQVWQELLALAERHDLFVISDEIYDELVYDGEVCCPLEVRPDLAHRIVSVNGFSKGYAMTGWRLGYMIVPEELTELVWKLLEPTTTCAAEFTQKAGEAALNGDQSHVEEERLRYQEKRDRACELLAQYGLPHSRPQGAFYIMADISATGMTSEPFAFGLLHEEKVIVAPGEGFGPAGLHRVRICFAGSMDLLEEGLHRLGRYYESLVRKDSATTVL